A window of Streptomyces broussonetiae genomic DNA:
GTGTCCTGCGCCGAGCGCAGGGAGGACACGAAGAGGCCCGCGAGCGGGGTCAGCCAGACCAGGCCGATCACCACCAGGAAGGCCTGCACCAGGCCGTTGCCCAGGCCCCGCCTGATCACGTTCATCGTTGGCTCCTCATCGCTGACTACGGCGGAAACGGCGGACGTTGAACACCATCGCGGGGACCACCAGGAGCAGCAGAAGCACACCGAGGGCGCTGCCGAGCCCCTGGTTGTTGCCACCGCCGAAGGAGACCAGCCACATCTGTGTGGCCAGCACCGTGGCGTCCTCCTGCACCGGTCCGGGCGCGATGATGTAGACGAGGTCGAAGACCTTCATCACGTTGATCACGAGGGTCACGAAGACGACCGTGAGCACGGGGGCCAGCAGCGGGACGGTGATGCGGTGGAAGATCTGCCACTCGTTCGCGCCGTCCATCCGCGCCGCCTCCAGCGCATCCCGGGGCAGGGTGGAGAGCCCCGCGCCGATGAGGACCATCGCGAAGCCGGTCCAGATCCACAGGTATGCGCCGATGATCGCCGGTGTGACGAGGGTCGGGCCGAGCCAGGAGATGCCCTGATAGGGCTGGGCGAAGTTGGACTCCGGCAGCTTCACGGTGTACGACCCGGCGGTCAGCCCCGAGAAGCGGAAAGAGCCGTCGGCCGCGGTGGTCGTGCTCCCGGCCGTCCTCCCGTCACGCACCGCCTGGACCGTCATGCCGGGCAGCCCGCTCTCGCCGGGGTCGACCTTGCCCTGTCTGCCACCCCCGCCGGGGGTGAAGTCCAGGTAGACGACTCCGCGCAGTTCACCGGGGGTGGCCGCGTGCGCGGCGGCCGGGTAGGCAGGCGAGGCGTTCTTCGGCAGGTCCCCCGGCAGGACGCCGACCATGGGGAGGGTCACCGAATGGCCCGTCGAGGCCGTCGTACGCCAGGAGCCGTCCCGGTCCTGGGTCAGCAGGCCCTCGCGCCCTCGGGCCGTCGGGTACGCCGATGTGCTCTGGAAGGCGTCATGGACGGAGACGACGGCCGCGTTGAGCACGCCCTTGTTCGGGTCCGCGTCGTAGGCGAGGCGGAAGATGATGCCGGCGGCGAGGAAGGACACGGCCATCGGCATGAAGAGCAGGAGCTTGAAGGCCGTGGCCCAGCGGACCTTCTCCACCAGCACGGCCAGGACCAGGCCGAGGCCGGTCAGCAGGGCCGGGGCCACGACGACCCAGATCGCGGTGTTGCGGACGGCCTTCAGGGTGGCCGGGTCGCGGAACATCTCCGTGTAGTTGCCGGCGCCGACGAAGCGGGTGCCGGAGGCGTCGAAGAAGCTGCGGCCGACGGAGAACAGCACCGGGTAGACGACGAGCGCGCCGAGCAGGAGCAGCGCCGGGAAGACGAAGAGCAGGGCGACCAGCCGGGCGCGCCGCCGGCCGCGGCGCCCGCGCGCCGCGCCGGCGGCCCGCGGGCCCGCCTGCTGTTTCACGTAAGTGGTGGCGGTCATGGTGCTGTCGCTCAGTTCTGGTAGGCCTTGGCGGCGGCGGACTCCAGCTGCGCCGCGGTGCCCTTGGGGTCCGAGGGGTCGCGCAGGAAGTCCTGGAGCAGCTTCCACTCGCCCGCGCCCTTGGTGCCGCCGAAGGCGGCGGGCGCCTGGTCGGACATGTCGAAGCGGACCGAGTCGCCCGCGTCGATGAGGGACTTGGCGGTCGCCCGCGTGACGTCGTCGCCGTACGAGGCGAGGTCGAGCTTCCTGTTGGCGGAGAGGAAGCCGCCCGCCTTCGCCCACACGGCCGCCGCCTCGGGGGTGGCCAGGTACTCCAGGAGCTTCATGCCGGCCGTGGCGTTCTTGCCGTCCTTGAGGACGACCGCCGCGTCACCTCCGCTGACCACCGGTGCCGTGCCGCCGTCGACCGAGGGGAAGGGGAAGAAGTTCGCGTCCTTGCCGATGGTCCTGCCGAACTGGTCGTGGGCGACCCCGGCCACGAAGTCGCCCTCGTAGACCATGCCGGCCTCGGGCTTGGGTCCGAACACCTTCTCCACCGAGGTCGGGAAGTCGGTGTTCAGGGCCTCCTTCTGGCCGCCCGCGA
This region includes:
- a CDS encoding ABC transporter permease; its protein translation is MTATTYVKQQAGPRAAGAARGRRGRRRARLVALLFVFPALLLLGALVVYPVLFSVGRSFFDASGTRFVGAGNYTEMFRDPATLKAVRNTAIWVVVAPALLTGLGLVLAVLVEKVRWATAFKLLLFMPMAVSFLAAGIIFRLAYDADPNKGVLNAAVVSVHDAFQSTSAYPTARGREGLLTQDRDGSWRTTASTGHSVTLPMVGVLPGDLPKNASPAYPAAAHAATPGELRGVVYLDFTPGGGGRQGKVDPGESGLPGMTVQAVRDGRTAGSTTTAADGSFRFSGLTAGSYTVKLPESNFAQPYQGISWLGPTLVTPAIIGAYLWIWTGFAMVLIGAGLSTLPRDALEAARMDGANEWQIFHRITVPLLAPVLTVVFVTLVINVMKVFDLVYIIAPGPVQEDATVLATQMWLVSFGGGNNQGLGSALGVLLLLLVVPAMVFNVRRFRRSQR